A genomic stretch from Telopea speciosissima isolate NSW1024214 ecotype Mountain lineage chromosome 7, Tspe_v1, whole genome shotgun sequence includes:
- the LOC122669244 gene encoding probable beta-D-xylosidase 2 — protein MSSISLIFSVFLLFLILSVSSRTGEARPSFACDPQNTNTKTLPFCKASLPIPNRVRDLIGRLTLQEKIRLLVNNAAPVPRLGISGYEWWSEALHGVSNTGPGVKFGGKFPGATSFPQVITTAASFNSSLWELIGRVVSDEARAMYNGGSAGLTYWSPNVNIFRDPRWGRGQETPGEDPVLASRYAASYVRGLQQPHGRDGNRLKVAACCKHYTAYDMDNWNGVDRFHFNAKVSKQDLEDTFDVPFRACVVDGNVASVMCSYNQVNGKPTCADPNLLRNTIRGEWRLNGYIVSDCDSVGVFYDTQHYTATPEDAAAIAIKSGLDLDCGPFLAVHTEQAVKTGKLSELDVNGALINTLTVQMRLGMYDGEPSAQPFGHLGPRAVCTPAHQQLALEAARQGIVLLKNRGTSLPLSRLRHRTIAVIGPNSDVTVTMIGNYAGVPCGYTTPLQGIGRYAKTNHQPGCSDVACSGGQLFGAAVNAARQADATVLLMGLDQSIEAEFKDRVGLLLPGRQQELVSMVARASKGPTILVLMSGGPIDVSFAQNDPRISAILWVGYPGQAGGTAIADVVFGTTNPGGKLPMTWYPQDYVAKLPMTTMAMRSNPATGYPGRTYRFYKGPVVYPFGHGLSYTHFVHTIAADAPKVVSVPLGGGHSGRNTTFSGNSVRIKHAKCNRLSVGLQVEVKNTGSMDGTHTLLVYSESPAGNWAPHKQLVAFEKVQVPAGSKQRVGINIHVCKYLSVVDKNGIRRIPMGKHNLHIGNVKHPFSLQALPLGEIKS, from the exons GTCTCTACCGATACCAAACAGGGTGAGAGACCTCATCGGACGGCTGACATTGCAGGAGAAGATCCGTCTCCTCGTTAATAACGCGGCCCCAGTGCCGAGACTTGGTATCAGTGGTTACGAGTGGTGGTCGGAAGCTCTTCACGGGGTCTCCAACACAGGTCCCGGTGTTAAATTTGGTGGTAAATTCCCTGGCGCCACTAGTTTCCCACAAGTCATCACCACCGCTGCctccttcaattcttccttATGGGAACTAATCGGACGG GTGGTGTCCGATGAAGCAAGGGCCATGTACAATGGAGGATCGGCGGGTCTCACATACTGGAGCCCAAACGTGAACATATTCAGGGACCCTAGGTGGGGCCGGGGCCAGGAGACTCCTGGTGAAGATCCTGTTTTAGCCTCCAGGTATGCTGCTAGCTACGTCAGAGGACTCCAACAGCCCCACGGTAGAGACGGTAACAGGTTAAAGGTCGCAGCGTGCTGCAAGCACTACACAGCCTACGACATGGACAACTGGAATGGTGTCGATCGTTTCCATTTCAATGCAAAG GTTAGCAAGCAAGATTTGGAGGATACATTTGATGTGCCATTCAGGGCATGTGTGGTGGATGGGAATGTGGCGAGTGTGATGTGCTCTTACAATCAGGTTAACGGAAAACCTACCTGCGCCGACCCCAACCTCCTCCGCAACACCATACGTGGTGAATGGCGCCTTAACGG GTACATCGTTTCAGACTGTGATTCTGTTGGGGTTTTTTACGATACCCAACACTACACTGCAACACCTGAAGATGCAGCTGCGATCGCCATTAAATCAGGCCTAGATTTGGACTGTGGACCTTTCCTTGCAGTCCACACAGAGCAAGCCGTGAAGACAGGGAAGCTGAGCGAGTTGGATGTGAACGGTGCCTTGATTAACACCCTAACCGTTCAGATGAGATTGGGCATGTATGATGGAGAGCCATCGGCACAGCCATTTGGGCATTTGGGCCCACGGGCAGTATGTACCCCGGCCCATCAACAGCTTGCCCTCGAGGCCGCCCGACAAGGCATTGTCCTATTGAAGAACCGTGGGACATCCTTGCCTCTCTCACGTCTTCGCCACCGTACGATCGCCGTGATCGGGCCCAACTCTGACGTCACGGTCACCATGATAGGGAACTATGCGGGTGTACCATGTGGGTACACAACTCCGCTGCAGGGGATCGGGAGATACGCTAAGACCAACCATCAACCGGGATGTAGCGACGTCGCATGCAGCGGCGGCCAGCTATTCGGTGCGGCAGTGAACGCTGCTCGTCAAGCGGATGCGACGGTGCTTTTGATGGGTCTGGATCAATCCATCGAGGCTGAGTTCAAGGATCGGGTTGGGCTACTCTTACCGGGACGCCAGCAAGAGCTCGTTTCCATGGTGGCCAGGGCTTCCAAGGGTCCCACTATACTGGTATTGATGAGCGGTGGGCCCATCGATGTTTCATTTGCTCAGAATGATCCACGTATCTCTGCTATTCTCTGGGTTGGGTACCCTGGCCAAGCGGGAGGGACAGCCATTGCTGATGTGGTTTTCGGAACAACTAATCCAG GAGGAAAGCTACCCATGACGTGGTATCCGCAAGACTACGTGGCCAAGCTGCCCATGACGACCATGGCCATGCGGTCCAACCCGGCCACCGGTTACCCAGGGAGGACCTACAGGTTCTATAAGGGCCCTGTTGTATACCCCTTTGGGCATGGACTGAGTTACACCCATTTCGTACACACCATTGCCGCCGATGCTCCAAAAGTAGTCTCAGTTCCTCTCGGCGGTGGACATTCTGGCCGGAACACCACTTTCTCAGGGAACTCAGTAAGGATTAAACACGCTAAATGCAATAGGCTCTCAGTTGGGTTACAAGTCGAGGTAAAGAACACTGGCTCCATGGATGGAACTCACACTCTACTTGTTTACTCGGAGTCGCCGGCCGGAAACTGGGCACCTCACAAACAGTTGGTGGCATTTGAGAAGGTGCAAGTTCCGGCGGGTTCTAAACAGCGAGTTGGGATCAACATACATGTCTGCAAGTATCTCAGTGTTGTGGACAAGAATGGAATTAGAAGAATTCCCATGGGTAAACATAACCTTCATATTGGTAATGTTAAGcatcccttctctctccaagcTTTGCCTCTTGGGGAGATCAAATCATAG
- the LOC122668856 gene encoding uncharacterized protein LOC122668856, translating into MFEGFTTITTMSTSPSLAGGEKRHWWLSNRKIVDKYVKEARVLIATQEQSEIASALNLLDAALVLYPRLESALELKARSLLYLRRYKEVADMLQEYIPSFKMVSEESSLSSDNSSHQLSKERVKLLSSDHSPSDSTDKDPTFKCFSVSDLKKKVMAGLCKNCEKEGQWRYLVLGQACCHLGLMEDAMVLLQTGKRLASAAFRKESVCWSDDSFSANFAASSDRSNANPPTTPTDSEYVAQLLGHIKLLLRRRTSALAALDAGLYSEAIRHFSKIIDNRRGTPQGFLAECYIHRASAYKAAGRIAESIADCNRALALEPACIPALSTRASLLETIRCFSDCLRDLEHLKLLYDSILRDRKPPGPAWKRHNVRYRDVPGNLKGLSLKIQELRQRVVSGETGNIDYYALIGLRRGCSRSELERAHLLLTLKHRPDRAIGFIDRCEFVGDREVDSVKDQARMSALVLYRLLQKGYSTVMTTIMDEEAAEKKRQKAAAAMQQVQVIISEQKLESEKSSNKPQAVEIKQRSRIDSSDYSAVVNEVTETNNAAAAATANAVFQGVFCRDISAVGNLLSQVGFNRPITVKYEALSC; encoded by the exons ATGTTTGAAGGTTTTACAACCATTACAACCATGTCGACTTCTCCTTCTTTGGCTGGTGGAGAGAAGAGGCATTGGTGGCTTAGCAACAGAAAG ATTGTTGACAAGTATGTAAAAGAAGCTCGAGTGCTTATCGCGACCCAAGAGCAGTCGGAGATCGCTTCAGCCCTTAATCTCCTCGATGCTGCCCTTGTTCTTTATCCGCGGCTCGAATCGGCTCTTGAGCTTAAAGCTCGATCTCTCCTCTACCTCCGCCGGTACAAGGAGGTTGCTGACATgctccaagaatacataccaagcTTTAAAATGGTGTCCGAAGAATCGTCCCTGTCTTCTGATAACTCGTCCCACCAACTCTCGAAGGAACGAGTGAAGCTCCTCTCCTCTGATCACTCCCCTTCTGACTCTACAGATAAAGACCCTACCTTCAAATGCTTTTCTGTTTCGGACCTGAAGAAGAAGGTCATGGCCGGTCTCTGTAAGAACTGCGAGAAGGAAGGGCAATGGAG ATACTTGGTTCTTGGTCAAGCTTGTTGCCATCTTGGGTTGATGGAAGACGCTATGGTCCTCCTTCAAACGGGAAAACGTTTAGCTTCCGCAGCATTCAGGAAGGAAAGCGTGTGCTGGTCTGACGACAGCTTCTCCGCCAACTTCGCTGCAAGCAGCGATCGAAGCAACGCCAATCCTCCGACTACCCCAACAGACTCGGAGTACGTCGCTCAACTCCTTGGGCACATCAAGCTCCTCCTCCGCCGCCGCACTTCCGCTCTCGCAGCCTTAGACGCAGGGCTCTATTCGGAAGCCATCAGGCACTTCTCTAAGATAATTGATAATCGCCGTGGTACTCCACAGGGCTTCCTTGCCGAGTGCTACATTCACAGAGCTTCGGCCTATAAAGCCGCCGGCCGGATTGCAGAGTCGATTGCGGATTGCAATCGGGCCCTTGCACTTGAGCCAGCCTGCATCCCTGCTCTCAGTACTCGAGCCAGCCTCCTTGAAACCATCCGATGCTTTTCCGATTGCCTGCGTGATTTGGAACACTTGAAGCTCCTCTACGATTCCATCTTGCGGGACAGGAAGCCTCCTGGCCCTGCTTGGAAGCGTCACAACGTCAGGTACCGTGACGTCCCTGGCAATCTGAAGGGCTTGAGTTTGAAAATCCAGGAATTGAGGCAGAGAGTGGTATCAGGGGAGACAGGCAATATAGATTACTATGCATTGATTGGATTGAGGCGGGGCTGCTCGCGTTCGGAATTGGAGAGAGCCCATTTGTTACTTACCTTGAAGCATAGGCCAGATAGGGCCATTGGTTTTATTGATCGATGCGAGTTTGTGGGTGATCGTGAAGTTGATTCCGTGAAGGACCAAGCAAGGATGTCAGCATTGGTATTGTATCGGCTTCTGCAGAAGGGGTATTCGACGGTGATGACCACGATCATGGATGAAGAGGCAGCTGAGAAAAAGAGGCAGAAGGCAGCAGCTGCAATGCAACAAGTCCAAGTAATCATCTCTGAGCAGAAGTTGGAAAGCGAGAAGAGTAGTAATAAACCACAAGCAGTGGAGATAAAACAGAGGAGCCGAATTGATTCATCAGATTACAGTGCAGTAGTGAATGAAGTCACAGAGACGAACAATGCAGCTGCGGCTGCCACTGCAAATGCGGTATTCCAGGGCGTATTCTGTCGGGACATTTCCGCGGTTGGGAATTTGCTTTCGCAGGTTGGGTTCAACCGTCCAATAACGGTGAAGTATGAAGCATTAAGCTGCTGA
- the LOC122669107 gene encoding uncharacterized protein LOC122669107 translates to MADRNRGEEYLASQVEEDAALGKKYGGLVPKKKPLISKDHERAFFDSADWALGKQGASLDQKSKADIETLRPKLQRTPHQQLPPRRPACTSGRDVLAE, encoded by the exons ATGGCTGATCGCAACAGAGGCGAAGAGTATTTAGCTTCCCAGGTGGAGGAG GATGCAGCATTAGGAAAGAAATATGGGGGACTTGTTCCTAAAAAGAAGCCCTTGATCTCAAAG GATCATGAGCGTGCATTCTTTGATTCGGCAGATTGGGCTTTAGGGAAG CAAGGAGCTAGTTTGGACCAAAAATCAAAAGCAGATATAGAGACTCTGCGTCCAAAGTTGCAG CGAACGCCTCATCAGCAGCTCCCTCCTCGAAGACCAGCCTGTACATCAGGGAGAGATGTACTT GCCGAATAG